CCCCGATATCCTCGGCGTTTCCGGGGGCGCAGCAGTGCTTGTCGTTGCGGGCACAGTGCTTGCCCGACCGGCATGGAGCGAGGGTATCCCGACGTTTTGGTGGCGTGCGGGACTCGCCCTCATCGGCTCCCTGGTGATTGTCGCGTTGCTTATGCTGCTCGGTGGCTTTGGCACCTCTCAGCGCGTGGTGCTCATTGGCCTGGCGCTTTCTTTTCTTACGCAGGCCTTGGTGCAGTATCTTTTGCTCAAAGCAGAGCTGACCCGTGCTGCCGATGCTCAAACGTGGCTCGCTGGTTCCACCGGCTTCGTACGCACCGAAGCGTTGTTGCCCATGGTGTTGGGCATGCTGCCTTTCGTGGTCTTGGGCCTCGTCGTCACGGTCGATCTTCCACTTTTTGCTCATGACGACGCCACCGCTTCCACCCTTGGCGTGAATGTCACCCGGGTGCGCTCGATCTTGCTTATCGCAGCGACCGGCATCGTTGCGGTCGTGGTTTCCTTTGTTGGGCCCATCGGTTTTATCGCGTTGCTGGCTCCTCAGTTGGCCAAGTTGGTGGCCGGTACCCCTACGCCTCATCCGTTGTGTTCGGCTGTTGCGGGATCCGCGCTCATGGCCGTGTGCGCGGTGGTGGCAGGTGCGTTGCCCTTTACTGCTCCTGTGGGGTTGGTGACCGCGATTATCGGCGGACCTGCGCTGATTTGGTTGGTGTGGTCGGCCGCGCGTCGCGGAACTGTGAAAGGAACGATCCAATGAGTATGCGAGTCGAGCACGTGACGGTCGGCTACAGCGAGGA
The Pseudoglutamicibacter albus DNA segment above includes these coding regions:
- a CDS encoding FecCD family ABC transporter permease, which produces MTALHAVKRARTRRIFLATLGFAAATVLGYFLILGQGAVKLSPAEVLDVLTGGGTRQAINVVWDLRLPVAIATVVVGAALGLAGSWTQAMARNPLASPDILGVSGGAAVLVVAGTVLARPAWSEGIPTFWWRAGLALIGSLVIVALLMLLGGFGTSQRVVLIGLALSFLTQALVQYLLLKAELTRAADAQTWLAGSTGFVRTEALLPMVLGMLPFVVLGLVVTVDLPLFAHDDATASTLGVNVTRVRSILLIAATGIVAVVVSFVGPIGFIALLAPQLAKLVAGTPTPHPLCSAVAGSALMAVCAVVAGALPFTAPVGLVTAIIGGPALIWLVWSAARRGTVKGTIQ